In a genomic window of Poecilia reticulata strain Guanapo linkage group LG22, Guppy_female_1.0+MT, whole genome shotgun sequence:
- the LOC103458853 gene encoding TMF-regulated nuclear protein 1 produces MERKISKDGGKSGAKAVRGRRTNPESPDEGSAEDVAAAFKGTDSHPDLQLPDSSSPSPSSSSPLPQPAMPPSVSASTLLALASPATRRSISMGDFRRVTGALLAGSDPPSTSATAPSSKLVTPSSSMEFEAARRRLLEVEERQRVIREMERRLEELREMFVRSEQQVVVHGELVSRITGAAQQGELYVAENTQRVKKGLKFKKHRPTIVFSSMLGLRTCLPWPVKLK; encoded by the coding sequence ATGGAGAGGAAAATCAGcaaagatggagggaaaagCGGTGCCAAGGCTGTGAGAGGGCGGCGAACAAACCCAGAGAGCCCCGATGAAGGCTCGGCTGAGGACgtggcagcagcttttaaaGGGACGGACTCCCATCCTGATCTCCAACTGCCGGACTCGTCGTCCCCATcaccgtcctcctcctcccctcttccTCAGCCCGCCATGCCTCCCTCCGTGTCTGCCTCTACTCTCCTGGCTCTGGCGTCTCCAGCAACCAGGCGGTCCATCTCCATGGGAGACTTTCGGAGGGTGACAGGGGCTCTCCTGGCCGGTTCCGATCCCCCGTCCACTTCTGCCACGGCCCCCTCCTCCAAGCTGGTCACCCCCAGCTCCAGCATGGAGTTCGAGGCGGCCCGGCGGCGCCtgctggaggtggaggagcgGCAGCGGGTCATCAGGGAGATGGAGCGGCGGCTGGAGGAGCTCAGGGAGATGTTTGTGCGCTCCGAGCAGCAGGTGGTGGTTCACGGGGAGCTGGTGTCGCGGATAACCGGTGCGGCCCAGCAGGGTGAGCTGTACGTGGCGGAGAACACCCAGCGGGTGAAGAAAGGCTTGAAGTTCAAGAAGCACCGACCCACCATCGTGTTTTCCTCCATGCTCGGACTGCGCACGTGCCTCCCCTGGCCTGTGAAGCTCAAATAG